A genomic window from Candidatus Kouleothrix ribensis includes:
- the tpx gene encoding thiol peroxidase, with the protein MPQERPNAFDFWGLKTLVGPELKPGDQAPPFTLWKIKDQISSAQFAGKPLVISVIPSIDTGVCSKQTRRFNQEAAALGDSVSILTVSADLPFAQARWCGAEGIDKVVMGSDYFDMSFGDAYGTHVKELRWESRAVFVVDQAGVIRHAEYVPVGGQEPDYDAALAALKQLTS; encoded by the coding sequence ATGCCACAGGAACGCCCGAACGCATTCGATTTCTGGGGCCTCAAGACGCTCGTCGGCCCCGAGCTGAAGCCCGGCGACCAGGCGCCGCCATTTACGCTCTGGAAGATCAAGGACCAGATTAGCAGCGCGCAGTTCGCCGGCAAGCCGCTGGTGATCAGCGTCATCCCTTCGATCGATACCGGCGTGTGCTCAAAGCAGACCCGCCGTTTCAACCAGGAGGCCGCCGCGCTCGGCGATAGCGTGTCGATCCTGACGGTCAGCGCCGACCTGCCGTTCGCCCAGGCGCGCTGGTGCGGCGCCGAGGGGATCGACAAGGTCGTGATGGGCTCGGATTACTTCGATATGAGCTTCGGCGATGCCTATGGCACGCACGTTAAAGAGCTGCGCTGGGAGAGCCGCGCCGTGTTTGTGGTCGATCAGGCCGGCGTGATTCGCCACGCCGAGTATGTGCCGGTCGGCGGCCAAGAGCCAGACTACGACGCGGCGTTGGCGGCGCTCAAGCAGCTGACCTCGTAG
- the lysA gene encoding diaminopimelate decarboxylase: MLHAHLWPDTATVNAAGHLVIGGCDLAELAQDYGTPLYLLDEQTFRDSCRRYRAALARHYRGPGSVHYAGKALLNTAVAQLACAEGLGLDVVSGGELFVALRAGVPAARIHLHGNAKSRAELEQALAAGVGKIMIDSLDELDLLALLTAGRAAPQPVMLRLTPDIAADTHAHIQTGRAASKFGLPLDALDAVAGRLASAPGLRLAGLHAHIGSQIFDHSAIELAIGVLLDCAARLRDRHGLVVHALSPGGGLAVPYMPDQPQPDLAAYVAAISAAVAAGCAARGLELPELVIEPGRSIVARAGVAVYQVIATKPLAPERAGAATRYLHIDGGMADNLRPALYGARYSALLANRAAAPAEEIVHVSGRFCESGDVLLRDIDLPAARPGDLLALAVAGAYTLSMASNYNQVPRPALVLVAGGAARLIQRRETYADLVARDLLLA, translated from the coding sequence ATGCTGCATGCTCATCTCTGGCCCGATACGGCCACTGTCAACGCCGCCGGTCACCTGGTGATCGGCGGCTGCGACCTGGCCGAGCTGGCCCAGGACTATGGTACACCGCTCTACCTGCTCGACGAGCAGACTTTCCGTGACAGCTGCCGGCGCTACCGTGCTGCGCTGGCGCGCCATTATCGCGGGCCAGGTTCGGTTCACTATGCCGGTAAAGCCCTGCTGAATACCGCAGTGGCTCAGCTGGCCTGTGCCGAGGGCCTGGGGCTGGATGTGGTGTCGGGCGGCGAGCTGTTCGTCGCGCTGCGTGCTGGCGTGCCGGCCGCGCGCATTCACCTGCATGGCAACGCCAAGTCGCGCGCTGAGCTCGAGCAGGCGCTCGCAGCTGGCGTGGGGAAAATAATGATCGACTCGCTCGACGAGCTCGATCTGCTGGCCCTGCTTACCGCCGGGCGCGCCGCGCCACAGCCGGTGATGCTGCGGCTGACGCCCGACATCGCCGCCGATACGCATGCCCATATTCAGACCGGCCGGGCCGCCTCGAAGTTTGGCCTGCCGCTCGATGCGCTCGACGCAGTGGCCGGGCGCCTGGCCAGCGCGCCGGGGCTGCGGCTGGCCGGCCTGCACGCGCATATCGGCTCGCAGATCTTCGACCATAGCGCGATTGAGCTGGCGATCGGTGTGCTGCTCGACTGTGCGGCGCGCCTGCGTGACCGGCACGGGCTGGTGGTGCATGCGCTGAGCCCCGGTGGTGGGCTGGCCGTGCCGTATATGCCCGACCAGCCGCAGCCCGACCTTGCAGCGTATGTTGCGGCGATCAGTGCGGCCGTGGCTGCGGGCTGCGCCGCGCGCGGGCTAGAGCTGCCGGAGCTGGTGATCGAGCCGGGCCGCTCGATCGTCGCACGCGCCGGTGTCGCCGTCTACCAGGTCATCGCGACCAAGCCGCTCGCGCCTGAGCGCGCCGGCGCGGCTACGCGCTACCTGCATATCGACGGTGGCATGGCCGACAATCTGCGCCCGGCGTTGTATGGCGCGCGCTACAGCGCGCTGCTGGCCAACCGCGCTGCCGCGCCGGCTGAGGAGATCGTCCACGTCTCCGGGCGCTTCTGCGAGTCGGGCGATGTGCTGTTGCGCGACATCGACCTGCCGGCAGCGCGGCCGGGCGACTTGCTGGCGCTGGCGGTTGCCGGCGCCTATACGCTGAGCATGGCCAGCAACTACAACCAGGTGCCGCGCCCGGCGCTGGTGCTGGTGGCTGGCGGCGCCGCGCGCCTGATCCAGCGCCGCGAGACCTACGCCGACCTAGTGGCGCGCGACCTGCTGCTCGCCTAG
- a CDS encoding S8 family serine peptidase, producing the protein MGRRITLLLTSLSVALFAALAPFASLAEPVPQPEVYQQPGGLLASPGLRPADGLVTAMIELNDPPAGVAGNAGGQQIAAAQQQLVLSLAATGAQVLFQSRLAFNGVAVVVPASQLAQLRALPNVASVRIIPPKLPVSRLSPPGTPSAAVAGAISGASGAGVRIGVIDRGIDYTHADFGGAGTPAAYAANDPTTIEPGTFPTAKVIGGYDLAGDAYDATGVAGSPSPTPDPDPLECSGAPGAPAYVGQGTHLAGLMAGYGVTSSGAVYRGPYTPSPDATIMNVSPGIAPEAQIYALKVFGCRGATTLLTAAIERALDPNGDGDMTDQLDVLVISVGTPFGSPDDPDAIAVDNAVRAGVVVIVAAGDQTNTFYSVNSPASARLAIAVGTTDNSNGISSTSARGPVRGNSLLKPDIVAPGEGIPSAGLGSGIAPAVLSGSAAAAAQVAGAAAMLRQLHTDWSPTQIKAALMNSATPTSAAPSLAGAGRLNITSLDTIGLLAYNADGTGGGLSYGAPWVAHTTVATRTLTLANTGPDEQVVSLAATSVATETGVTVQLPGGPIQIAPHSAVQATIGLTIDPQALDFTPDPLTELSQGGRARHYLAEHGGYIQVIGARGGSGTRVRPAHAAHFASVDFYLDETLLDGSLDSREVQEYINTTPGSHVVKLRRDGSAPNSTPIFSAPVELQDGRDYTLIIVGRPGALGLVVVDETIATAPPAGQSLIHYVNANRTEPSWNIGPLDVYLDGVLQVAALEPGSASAFTPIAPGQYVVAFFRAGANPATDRAVARKSVTVPLNAAVLVGTGRHDDDDSDLSDYEQRGFVGTSEIRLGSALLASVPYQVFPIAAAEARGDSGLILAPGAQSFRLGLHNSGARNSGLADVPGQPGTPHTPLASAFELTAISPPIAALAANLRPADLQYVGVTNSYSVTQNLNQFTYVYFGLSSYAPWSTPNEIEYQVWIDANRDGRDDFVLLNGSLGELTGGLANDVFVNVLYPLNADGTVGTTDQFIFWGTFAAPSQSSIDMAPFNSAVMFQRVKAADLALPIDPNNPAGPRGPTPTSFCYRVEARARAQNAFHDLIDRVPDATAAPLAECANRSGELFYDILNPAIAPINTTDFVFSAPIAARPIFVDVDGGTISGMARADVLAGRGGAQLLILHHHNAAFPQAELVPIRPMQIGTP; encoded by the coding sequence ATGGGACGACGGATCACGCTCCTGCTCACAAGCCTAAGCGTCGCCCTTTTTGCGGCGCTGGCGCCATTTGCCTCGCTGGCCGAGCCAGTGCCGCAGCCCGAAGTCTACCAGCAGCCCGGTGGCCTGCTGGCGTCGCCTGGCCTGCGGCCGGCGGATGGCCTGGTCACTGCGATGATCGAGCTGAACGATCCACCGGCCGGTGTGGCTGGCAATGCCGGCGGTCAGCAGATCGCCGCCGCGCAGCAGCAGCTGGTGCTGAGCCTGGCGGCGACCGGCGCGCAGGTGCTGTTTCAGTCTCGGCTGGCCTTCAATGGCGTGGCGGTAGTAGTGCCGGCGAGCCAGCTGGCCCAGCTACGCGCGCTGCCGAATGTCGCGAGCGTGCGGATCATCCCACCCAAGCTGCCGGTCAGCCGCCTAAGCCCACCCGGCACACCCAGCGCGGCCGTGGCCGGCGCGATCAGCGGGGCTAGTGGCGCGGGCGTGCGGATCGGCGTGATCGACCGCGGGATCGACTACACGCATGCCGATTTTGGCGGCGCTGGCACGCCGGCAGCCTACGCGGCTAACGACCCCACGACGATCGAGCCGGGCACGTTCCCAACCGCCAAGGTGATCGGCGGCTACGACCTGGCTGGCGACGCGTACGACGCCACTGGTGTGGCCGGCAGCCCCAGCCCCACGCCCGACCCCGACCCGCTCGAGTGTAGCGGTGCGCCCGGCGCGCCGGCCTATGTCGGGCAGGGCACCCACCTGGCCGGCCTGATGGCCGGCTATGGCGTCACCAGTAGCGGCGCGGTGTATCGCGGGCCTTACACACCCAGCCCCGACGCCACGATCATGAACGTCAGCCCCGGCATCGCGCCCGAAGCGCAAATCTACGCGCTGAAGGTGTTCGGCTGCCGTGGCGCCACCACGCTATTGACGGCGGCGATCGAACGTGCGCTCGACCCGAACGGCGACGGCGACATGACCGATCAGCTTGATGTGCTGGTCATCTCAGTCGGCACCCCCTTCGGCAGCCCCGATGACCCCGATGCCATTGCGGTCGATAACGCCGTGCGCGCGGGCGTGGTGGTGATCGTGGCAGCCGGCGATCAGACCAACACATTCTACTCGGTCAACTCGCCGGCCAGCGCACGGCTGGCGATCGCGGTAGGCACAACCGACAACAGCAATGGCATCAGCAGCACCTCGGCGCGCGGCCCGGTGCGCGGCAATAGCCTGCTGAAGCCCGACATCGTTGCGCCGGGCGAGGGCATCCCTTCGGCCGGGCTTGGCAGCGGCATCGCCCCGGCCGTGTTGTCGGGCAGCGCCGCCGCAGCCGCCCAGGTGGCCGGCGCCGCAGCCATGCTGCGCCAGCTGCACACCGACTGGTCGCCCACGCAGATCAAGGCCGCGCTTATGAATAGCGCCACGCCTACGAGCGCGGCGCCATCGCTCGCGGGCGCGGGCCGGCTGAATATCACCAGCCTCGACACAATCGGCCTGCTGGCATACAACGCCGACGGTACCGGCGGGGGCCTGTCGTATGGCGCGCCGTGGGTCGCACACACCACCGTTGCGACGCGCACGCTGACCCTTGCAAACACCGGCCCCGACGAGCAGGTGGTGAGCCTGGCAGCCACGTCGGTAGCTACTGAGACGGGCGTGACGGTGCAGCTGCCGGGTGGGCCAATCCAGATCGCGCCGCATAGCGCCGTGCAGGCCACGATCGGACTCACGATCGACCCGCAGGCGCTCGACTTCACGCCCGACCCGCTGACCGAGCTGAGCCAGGGCGGGCGGGCACGCCACTACCTGGCCGAGCATGGCGGCTACATCCAGGTCATCGGCGCGCGCGGCGGCAGCGGCACGCGCGTGCGCCCGGCGCACGCGGCACACTTCGCCAGCGTCGATTTCTACCTCGACGAGACACTGCTCGACGGCTCGCTCGACTCGCGCGAGGTGCAGGAGTATATCAACACCACACCCGGCAGCCACGTCGTCAAGCTGCGCCGCGACGGCTCGGCACCTAACTCGACACCGATCTTCAGCGCCCCGGTCGAACTCCAGGACGGGCGCGACTATACGCTGATCATCGTAGGCCGCCCAGGCGCGCTGGGCCTGGTGGTGGTCGATGAGACGATCGCGACGGCGCCGCCAGCCGGTCAATCGCTCATTCATTATGTCAATGCGAATCGCACCGAACCAAGCTGGAATATTGGCCCGCTGGATGTGTACCTGGATGGGGTGCTGCAAGTAGCAGCGCTAGAGCCGGGCAGCGCGAGCGCATTTACGCCGATCGCGCCTGGCCAATACGTGGTCGCATTCTTCCGTGCCGGCGCCAACCCGGCCACCGATCGCGCGGTGGCACGCAAGAGCGTGACGGTGCCGCTCAACGCGGCGGTGCTGGTCGGCACCGGGCGCCACGACGACGACGACAGCGATCTGAGCGACTACGAGCAGCGCGGGTTTGTCGGCACGAGCGAGATCCGCCTGGGCAGCGCATTGCTGGCCAGCGTGCCCTACCAGGTGTTCCCGATCGCCGCCGCCGAGGCGCGGGGCGACAGCGGGCTGATCCTGGCACCAGGCGCGCAGTCGTTCCGCCTGGGCTTGCACAATAGCGGCGCGCGCAACAGCGGCCTGGCGGATGTGCCAGGCCAGCCCGGCACGCCACACACGCCGCTGGCCAGCGCATTCGAGCTAACCGCAATCAGCCCGCCAATCGCGGCGCTGGCCGCTAACCTGCGCCCGGCCGACCTGCAGTACGTGGGGGTGACGAATAGCTACTCGGTGACCCAGAACCTCAATCAGTTCACCTATGTGTATTTTGGCCTCTCCAGCTATGCGCCCTGGTCGACACCCAACGAAATTGAGTATCAGGTGTGGATCGACGCGAACCGCGACGGGCGCGACGACTTCGTGCTGCTGAACGGCAGCCTGGGCGAACTGACCGGCGGCCTGGCCAATGATGTATTCGTGAATGTGCTGTACCCGCTGAACGCCGACGGCACGGTTGGCACGACCGATCAGTTCATCTTCTGGGGTACGTTCGCCGCGCCGAGCCAATCGAGCATCGACATGGCGCCATTCAACAGCGCAGTGATGTTCCAGCGCGTGAAGGCCGCCGATCTAGCCCTGCCGATCGACCCGAACAACCCGGCCGGGCCGCGCGGGCCGACACCGACGAGCTTCTGCTATCGCGTCGAGGCGCGCGCGCGCGCCCAGAACGCGTTCCACGATCTGATCGATCGGGTGCCCGACGCTACCGCCGCACCACTGGCAGAGTGTGCCAACCGCAGTGGCGAGCTGTTCTACGACATCCTGAACCCGGCGATTGCACCGATCAACACGACCGATTTCGTGTTCAGCGCGCCGATCGCCGCCCGCCCGATCTTTGTGGATGTCGATGGCGGCACGATCAGCGGGATGGCGCGGGCCGATGTGCTGGCCGGGCGCGGGGGGGCACAGCTGCTGATCTTGCACCATCACAACGCGGCCTTCCCGCAGGCCGAGCTGGTGCCCATCCGCCCGATGCAAATCGGCACGCCGTAA
- a CDS encoding protein kinase — MSDIDLTGQVLGPFEILAELGRGGMAVVYKARQTDLQRTVALKILPPELSRDKSYVQRFQHEARSAAALEHPHIVPIYAIGEAQGFNYIAMKYISGTTLKEIVQERGALDVPQTVAMIEQVADALDYAHSCGMIHRDIKPSNMMAEPGGWVYLTDFGLARGGEHTQGLTVAGTVMGTPEYMSPEQAQGLPTVGSPTDIYALGVVIYELLTGNVPFQADTPMGMLVARLQYAPRPPRDYRGDLPLAVEDVIMRALARRPEARFTTARELVAALKQAAGLSTRSLAPQQRPLSPAQGMAAPPAPMPPASTPPLPPTQPVGAPTPAYLPPAGTPPIAAARPATPLPQPVAGFGNLPATPAPAAKPAGSRRGLLIAIGAIVLVIVAALLFDVFGARRPDPRIAQGLQDGQAALARKGGLDQAIGAYKQVLAADPANVLAHNQLSLIYTLRDQPKPAEAEARAAITAAPKAALPLALLAEALSNQGNYQEALDTANRAIALNDKLSVAYGTRAGIKANLALESSDGQLLDEAAADADKALELAKADEALTQALAHSARGYVFYQQYSLANDKDALDQGIDSFQQAIDLQGQIALFHSNQGYLYDANEDHDSARAAFERALDADDQYGHTHAGLGWNLFYLDDYPGALAEFGKALELNPEDVDAYIGKSDVLQSQAQPDYEQAIEALTKAADLAPKNPSVRARLGWAKRNQAIVFTFGSDEQKDAYAAAEQHFRQAITINSKYVDALTGLGWVLQDQANVQKDEIKYRESIGVLKDSLAIKEEQSSANNALGWSYYWLKQYADAERSFRRAVELNEEYADAYYGLGRTLQDAGQIDEARKAFQKAADNGSSDAKEALKTLK, encoded by the coding sequence ATGAGCGATATCGACCTGACCGGACAAGTGCTTGGCCCGTTCGAGATCCTGGCCGAGCTTGGGCGTGGCGGCATGGCGGTGGTGTATAAGGCCCGCCAGACCGATCTCCAGCGTACGGTGGCGCTCAAGATCTTGCCGCCCGAGCTCTCGCGCGACAAAAGCTATGTGCAGCGGTTCCAGCACGAGGCCCGCAGCGCCGCCGCGCTCGAGCATCCGCACATTGTGCCGATCTATGCGATTGGCGAGGCGCAGGGCTTCAACTACATCGCCATGAAGTATATCTCGGGCACAACCCTCAAAGAGATCGTGCAGGAGCGCGGCGCGCTTGATGTGCCGCAGACGGTGGCGATGATCGAGCAGGTGGCCGATGCGCTCGACTACGCCCACAGCTGCGGCATGATCCACCGCGATATCAAGCCTTCGAACATGATGGCCGAGCCTGGCGGCTGGGTCTATCTTACCGATTTCGGGCTGGCGCGTGGCGGCGAGCATACCCAGGGCCTGACCGTGGCCGGCACTGTGATGGGCACACCCGAGTATATGTCGCCCGAGCAGGCCCAGGGCCTGCCGACGGTCGGCTCGCCAACCGATATCTACGCGCTGGGCGTGGTGATCTACGAGCTGCTGACCGGTAACGTGCCGTTTCAGGCCGACACGCCCATGGGCATGCTGGTTGCGCGGCTGCAGTATGCCCCGCGCCCGCCGCGCGATTACCGCGGCGATCTGCCGCTGGCAGTCGAAGATGTGATCATGCGCGCGCTGGCACGCCGGCCCGAGGCACGCTTCACGACCGCGCGCGAGCTGGTGGCCGCGCTAAAGCAGGCCGCCGGCCTGAGCACGCGCTCGCTCGCGCCCCAGCAGCGGCCACTAAGCCCGGCTCAGGGCATGGCGGCCCCGCCTGCGCCCATGCCCCCGGCCAGCACGCCGCCATTGCCGCCGACCCAGCCGGTCGGTGCGCCGACCCCCGCCTACCTTCCGCCGGCCGGCACCCCGCCGATCGCTGCGGCGCGCCCGGCTACGCCACTGCCACAGCCCGTCGCCGGCTTCGGCAACCTGCCGGCCACCCCGGCGCCAGCAGCCAAGCCGGCCGGCTCGCGCCGCGGCCTGCTGATCGCGATCGGCGCGATCGTGCTGGTGATCGTCGCGGCCCTGCTGTTCGACGTATTCGGCGCGCGCCGGCCCGACCCGCGCATCGCTCAGGGGTTGCAAGACGGCCAGGCCGCGCTGGCGCGCAAAGGTGGCCTCGACCAGGCGATCGGCGCGTATAAGCAGGTGCTGGCGGCCGACCCGGCCAACGTGCTGGCGCACAACCAGCTGTCGCTGATCTACACACTGCGCGACCAGCCTAAACCGGCCGAGGCCGAGGCCCGCGCGGCGATCACGGCGGCGCCCAAGGCTGCGCTGCCACTGGCGCTGCTGGCCGAGGCGCTCAGCAATCAGGGCAACTATCAAGAGGCGCTCGACACCGCCAACCGCGCGATTGCACTCAACGATAAGCTGTCGGTTGCGTATGGCACCCGCGCCGGCATCAAGGCCAACCTGGCGCTCGAAAGCTCCGATGGCCAGCTGCTCGACGAGGCGGCCGCCGACGCCGACAAGGCGCTCGAGCTGGCCAAGGCCGACGAAGCCCTGACCCAGGCGCTGGCCCACAGCGCGCGCGGCTACGTGTTCTACCAGCAGTACTCGCTGGCCAACGACAAAGACGCGCTCGATCAGGGCATCGACTCATTCCAGCAGGCGATCGATCTCCAGGGCCAGATTGCGCTGTTTCACTCAAACCAGGGCTACCTGTACGATGCCAACGAAGATCACGACAGCGCCAGAGCCGCGTTCGAGCGTGCGCTCGACGCCGATGACCAGTATGGCCATACCCACGCCGGCCTGGGCTGGAATCTGTTCTACCTCGACGACTACCCCGGCGCGCTGGCCGAGTTCGGTAAGGCGCTTGAGCTGAATCCCGAAGATGTCGACGCCTATATCGGCAAGAGCGATGTGCTGCAGAGCCAGGCCCAGCCCGATTACGAGCAGGCGATTGAGGCGCTGACCAAGGCTGCCGATCTGGCCCCCAAGAACCCGAGCGTGCGCGCCCGGCTCGGCTGGGCCAAGCGCAACCAGGCGATCGTGTTCACATTCGGCAGCGATGAGCAGAAAGATGCCTATGCCGCCGCCGAGCAGCACTTCCGCCAGGCGATCACGATCAACAGTAAGTATGTCGACGCGCTGACCGGGCTGGGCTGGGTGCTGCAGGATCAGGCCAACGTTCAGAAGGACGAGATCAAGTATCGCGAGTCGATTGGTGTGCTCAAAGATTCGCTGGCGATCAAGGAAGAGCAGTCGTCGGCCAATAACGCGCTGGGCTGGAGCTACTACTGGCTTAAACAGTATGCCGACGCCGAGCGCTCGTTTCGGCGCGCGGTTGAGCTGAATGAAGAGTACGCCGATGCCTACTATGGGCTCGGGCGTACCCTACAAGATGCCGGACAGATCGACGAGGCCCGGAAGGCCTTCCAGAAAGCCGCCGACAACGGCAGCTCCGACGCCAAAGAGGCGCTGAAGACCCTTAAGTAG
- the speB gene encoding agmatinase, giving the protein MAMYETLPPQNFLGLADEHSSYAGSAVLILPIPYECTVSYGQGTREGPRAIIQASHQVELYDRELDDEIALSYGIHTLPAIAPVVSGPAAMVDAIAAYAAEQLRTGKLLVGLGGEHTVSAGVARAVHAVHGEFVMVQIDAHSDLRDEYEGSPYSHASIARRVLDMGATIAQFGIRSICREEIDLIRAEPERLRVWFAEDVHAGQHLAPLAELVRGKTVFLTIDLDGFDPALVAATGTPEPNGLSWNQGLEIIRTVARVANVVAIDCVELAPLPGQHASDFLAAKLVYKAIGLTLAGRA; this is encoded by the coding sequence ATGGCCATGTATGAAACGTTGCCCCCGCAGAACTTCCTGGGGCTGGCCGACGAACATAGCAGCTACGCCGGCAGCGCCGTGCTGATCTTACCCATCCCCTACGAGTGTACCGTCAGCTACGGCCAGGGCACGCGCGAAGGCCCGCGCGCGATCATCCAGGCCTCACACCAGGTCGAGCTGTACGACCGCGAGCTAGACGACGAGATCGCGCTGAGCTACGGCATCCATACGCTGCCGGCGATCGCGCCGGTGGTGAGCGGCCCGGCCGCGATGGTCGACGCAATCGCTGCATACGCCGCAGAGCAGCTGCGTACTGGCAAGCTGCTGGTGGGGCTGGGCGGCGAGCACACTGTGTCGGCCGGGGTGGCGCGCGCGGTGCATGCCGTACACGGCGAGTTCGTGATGGTGCAGATCGACGCGCACAGCGACCTGCGCGACGAATACGAGGGCAGCCCCTACAGCCACGCCAGCATCGCACGCCGCGTGCTCGATATGGGCGCGACGATCGCGCAATTTGGCATCCGCTCGATCTGCCGCGAAGAGATCGATCTCATCCGCGCCGAGCCCGAGCGCCTGCGGGTCTGGTTCGCCGAAGATGTTCATGCCGGCCAGCACCTGGCGCCGCTGGCCGAGCTGGTGCGCGGTAAGACGGTATTCCTGACGATCGATCTGGATGGCTTCGACCCGGCGCTGGTGGCAGCCACCGGCACGCCCGAGCCAAACGGCCTGAGCTGGAACCAGGGCCTTGAGATCATCCGCACGGTCGCGCGCGTGGCCAATGTAGTGGCGATCGACTGCGTCGAGCTGGCGCCGCTGCCTGGCCAGCACGCCAGTGATTTCCTGGCCGCTAAGCTGGTGTATAAGGCGATCGGGCTGACGCTGGCGGGGCGCGCGTAG